The following proteins come from a genomic window of Leguminivora glycinivorella isolate SPB_JAAS2020 chromosome 6, LegGlyc_1.1, whole genome shotgun sequence:
- the LOC125227484 gene encoding uncharacterized protein LOC125227484, with the protein MGIILVISTGFLLSLAVANPSRPCGCRPVFVFCANDHHTYHSICEYKCRHPSTPFQDWYILYQEPCLEMSDLSESETTTKPNSHHIPKCSKVQGYKWEPRTGSCYKYHMIVWDWQKAKAICQDEGVTWLSSTATLNLQYSMNFTGRANMKCLTPLTRGLIVSTLILVLRNRAMASG; encoded by the exons ATGGGAATAATATTGGTGATTAGTACTG GTTTTCTGTTAAGTTTAGCAGTAGCAAACCCAAGTAGACCGTGCGGTTGCAGGCCGGTCTTCGTATTCTGCGCCAACGACCACCACACGTACCATAGCATCTGCGAGTACAAGTGCAGACACCCCTCCACCCCGTTCCAGGACTGGTACATTCTGTACCAAGAGCCCTGCCTTGAGATGTCGGACTTGTCGGAGTCGGAGACAACAACTAAACCAA ATTCGCATCATATTCCTAAATGCAGTAAAGTTCAAG GATACAAGTGGGAGCCCCGTACCGGCAGCTGCTACAAATATCACATGATTGTATGGGACTGGCAAAAAGCCAAGGCAATTTGCCAAGACGAGGGGGTCACCTGGCTATCATCAACAGCAACACTGAATCTACAGTACTCAATGAATTTTACTGGAAGAGCAAATATGAAGTGCCTTACACCCCTTACACGCGGCTTGATAGTGTCCACGCTTATATTGGTTTTGAGAAATCGAGCGATGGCAAGTGGGTGA